From a single Stomoxys calcitrans chromosome 4, idStoCalc2.1, whole genome shotgun sequence genomic region:
- the LOC106095647 gene encoding putative nuclease HARBI1 has translation MAFVMLTSLLLLEEKQEELQKNRVKRRILRDSSNPLELAESKFVEYFGLNKVGFEWILNTIKPHYKHTTIPLPIQLAATLRFFTAGICQQHVEDDSVFSLGRTTFCKTLNKMISILEEMVCPHWLQPLTDSEEILKSKKYFRDSYGIPDVIGCIDGCHIKLTKPTTNDDLYYNRCGQYSINAMIICDYKMNIRAVDATRPGSSEDSFVWNHSQHKDFYKSRYENDDCDSWLLADAAYKLEPYVLTPYNGLVTDAAQLNFNKAHAKARNVIRLTIEILKSRFKCLSKRLRYKPSKVAKIIHISCALYNMCNFYNVKQSIRIKRFKSDEEDELECKERIFKDSSNKVARKYRDKIAQRLLIE, from the exons ATGGCTTTTGTTATGCTTACTTCATTGTTATTACTAGAAGAGAAACAAGAAGAGTTGCAAAAGAATCGTGTTAAAAGAAGAATTCTGCGAGATTCCTCAAATCCACTAGAATTGGCAGAATCAAA GTTTGTGGAATATTTCGGTTTAAATAAGGTCggatttgaatggattttaaatACCATCAAACCACATTATAAGCATACAACCATTCCTTTGCCCATCCAGTTGGCTGCCACATTGAGATTTTTTACTGCGGGCATTTGTCAACAGCATGTCGAAGATGACAGTGTATTTTCTTTAGGCCGCACAACATTTTGCAAGACACTAAACAAAATGATAAGCATTTTGGAAGAAATGGTTTGCCCCCATTGGCTTCAACCTCTAACGGACtcagaagaaattttaaaatctaaaaaatattttcgagaCAGTTATGGCATTCCAGATGTGATTGGCTGTATCGATGGCTGTCACATAAAGCTAACTAAACCAACTACAAATGACGATTTGTATTATAATCGATGTGGACAATACAGCATAAATGCCATGATA ATTTGCGactacaaaatgaatatacgagCTGTTGATGCAACACGGCCCGGTTCCAGCGAAGATTCGTTTGTTTGGAATCATAGCCAGCACAAGGATTTCTATAAATCCCGATATGAGAACGATGATTGTGATTCTTGGCTTCTAGCTGATGCTGCATATAAACTTGAGCCATATGTCCTAACGCCGTACAATGGCCTGGTGACGGATGCAGCTCAGCTGAATTTCAATAAAGCCCATGCAAAGGCTAGAAATGTGATTCGATTGACCATAGAAATACTGAAGAGTAGATTTAAGTGCCTGTCAAAAAGATTGCGCTACAAACCTTCAAAGGTGGCCAAAATTATACACATCTCTTGCGCTCTTTATAATATGTGTAATTTTTATAACGTTAAACAGTCGATAAGGATAAAACGTTTCAAAAGCGATGAAGAAGATGAGCTGGAATGTAAGGAAAGGATCTTCAAAGATTCTAGCAATAAGGTCGCAAGGAAATATCGAGATAAAATAGCCCAAAGATTGTTAATCGAATGA
- the LOC106095646 gene encoding small ribosomal subunit protein uS2 — MSGGLDILSLKEEDVTKMLVATTHLGSETVNFQMEQYVYKRRPDGVNIINIGKTWEKLVLAARAIAAIEHPSDVFVISSRPIGQRAVLKFAKYTDTTPIAGRFTPGAFTNQIQPAFREPRLLVVTDPMTDHQPIMEASYANIPVIAFVNTDSPLRYIDIAIPCNNKSPHSIGLMLWLLSREVLRLRGTIPRSIEWNVVVDLFFYRDPEEAEKEEAAAKELLPAAKVEEVVDHPVEEASNWAEEVAIDVAPAVVAGAEDWNDDTVKSSWGNDANF; from the exons atgtcgggaggcttagatATTTTGTCCCTCAAAGAGGAAGATGTTACCAAAATGTTGGTAGCCACCACCCATTTGGGCTCGGAAACCGTCAACTTCCAAATGGAACAATACGTTTACAAGCGCCGCCCTGATGGTGTTAACATCATCAACATTGGCAAGACCTGGGAGAAATTGGTCTTGGCTGCACGTGCTATTGCCGCCATTGAACATCCCTCAGAT GTTTTCGTCATCTCTTCTCGCCCCATTGGTCAACGTGCTGTATTGAAGTTCGCCAAATATACTGATACAACCCCCATTGCTGGTCGTTTCACTCCTGGTGCATTCACCAATCAAATTCAACCTGCTTTCCGTGAACCCCGTCTTTTGGTTGTCACCGATCCCATGACCGATCATCAACCCATCATGGAAGCCTCCTATGCCAACATCCCCGTTATTGCCTTTGTCAATACTGATTCTCCTTTGCGTTACATTGACATTGCCATTCCATGCAACAACAAGTCTCCCCACTCCATTGGTTtgatgttgtggttgttgtctcGTGAGGTTCTCCGTTTGCGCGGCACCATCCCACGTAGCATTGAATGGAATGTGGTCGTCGATTTGTTCTTCTATCGCGATCCTGAGGAAGCTGAAAAGGAAGAGGCTGCTGCCAAGGAGCTTTTGCCAGCTGCTAAGGTTGAGGAAGTTGTTGATCATCCCGTTGAAGAAGCCTCCAACTGGGCCGAAGAAGTTGCTATTGATGTGGCTCCAGCTGTTGTTGCCGGTGCCGAAGACTGGAATGACGATACCGTCAAGTCCTCATGGGGCAATGATGCCAACttctaa